A portion of the Cryptomeria japonica chromosome 5, Sugi_1.0, whole genome shotgun sequence genome contains these proteins:
- the LOC131055062 gene encoding pathogenesis-related protein 1C: MLEMMKMCWLLLLFFFVQLCSAQTVQRQYLDPHNRARSQVGVGPLVWDNTVAAYAQNYANQRKGDCALRHSGGPYGENIFWGKGREFTPADAVNAWVNEKQFYDYNSNSCAPGKQCGHYTQVVWRNSKKVGCARVKCNDGAFFITCNYDPPGNFNGQRPYLTSPFTSVSSF, translated from the coding sequence ATGTTAGAGATGATGAAGATGTGTTGGCTTCTTCTGTTATTCTTCTTTGTGCAACTGTGTTCAGCGCAGACTGTGCAGAGACAGTATTTAGACCCTCACAATAGGGCCAGGTCTCAAGTGGGTGTAGGCCCTCTGGTGTGGGACAATACTGTGGCTGCCTATGCGCAGAACTATGCTAATCAACGCAAGGGAGATTGTGCTTTGAGGCATTCTGGGGGTCCCTATGGTGAAAATATTTTCTGGGGTAAAGGAAGGGAATTTACTCCTGCAGATGCTGTGAATGCATGGGTTAATGAGAAGCAATTTTATGATTATAATTCGAATTCATGCGCTCCAGGGAAACAGTGTGGGCATTATACTCAAGTGGTGTGGAGGAATTCGAAGAAGGTTGGGTGTGCTCGTGTTAAATGTAATGATGGTGCGTTTTTCATTACCTGCAATTATGACCCACCTGGGAATTTTAATGGCCAGAGGCCGTACTTGACATCGCCCTTCACTTCCGTTTCCTCTTTCTAA